The Halobacterium litoreum genome includes a region encoding these proteins:
- a CDS encoding HemK2/MTQ2 family protein methyltransferase: MTDLADRRGAETQVYQPAEDTRLLAEAAVSEIEPPARVLDVGTGSGYVAATVADETGADVVGSDLNPYAVRQAADRGVPVVRSDLVSAFRDGAFDAVVFNPPYLPRDDDAAREDWMEVALSGGDDGRAVVEPFLDDVGRVLAPDGFALVLVSTLTGVDEVIEYAGERGFSAVAVREESFPFETLSVLKLWK; this comes from the coding sequence ATGACTGACCTCGCCGACCGCCGGGGGGCGGAGACGCAGGTGTACCAGCCGGCCGAGGACACGCGACTGCTCGCCGAAGCGGCGGTGTCGGAGATAGAGCCGCCGGCGCGCGTACTGGACGTGGGCACTGGCTCGGGCTACGTCGCGGCGACCGTCGCCGACGAGACGGGAGCGGACGTGGTGGGTTCGGACCTGAACCCGTACGCCGTGCGGCAGGCCGCCGACCGCGGCGTCCCCGTGGTTCGGTCGGACCTCGTGTCGGCGTTCCGAGACGGCGCGTTCGACGCCGTGGTGTTCAATCCGCCGTACTTGCCGCGAGACGACGACGCGGCCCGCGAGGACTGGATGGAGGTGGCGCTGTCCGGGGGTGACGACGGGCGCGCCGTCGTCGAACCGTTCCTCGACGACGTGGGGCGCGTGCTGGCGCCGGACGGTTTCGCGTTGGTGCTCGTGAGTACGCTGACGGGGGTCGACGAGGTCATCGAGTACGCGGGCGAGCGCGGGTTTTCGGCGGTGGCGGTGCGCGAGGAGTCGTTCCCGTTCGAGACGCTCAGCGTGCTCAAACTCTGGAAATAA
- a CDS encoding 5-methyltetrahydropteroyltriglutamate--homocysteine methyltransferase: protein MNRIATTPGLYPLPDDAKETLSDLKGHQKHDLVSGDESDAVAAEYDDVRERLVAIQQDAGLDRVVEGQARWDDMLAHPLTVHDAVDPGGIVRYYDNNNFYRDPVVTGDLTFSGDLADDLETAASLTDDLQAVVPGPYSLADLATDEHYGDDTDFLAAVADFLAGEVEAFPDAVETVFLLEPSLVENAPGDGEDERASDAIDAVASAVDADVVAHPYWGALDEKVHAHLLDADVDAVGYDLVSNHDDNVYNVAEYGTKDSVALGVVDGQNTLVESPETIRERVDWFDDQVPTDFEDAYVTSNTGLFYLPVNRFEEKLRALGAATDPEAVEEAEVEA, encoded by the coding sequence ATGAACCGCATCGCCACCACGCCCGGCCTCTATCCGCTCCCCGACGACGCCAAAGAGACGTTGTCGGACCTCAAGGGCCACCAGAAACACGACCTCGTCTCCGGCGACGAGTCCGACGCCGTCGCCGCGGAGTACGACGACGTGCGCGAGCGACTCGTCGCCATCCAGCAGGACGCCGGCCTCGACCGCGTCGTCGAGGGACAGGCCCGCTGGGACGACATGCTCGCACACCCCCTGACAGTCCACGACGCCGTCGACCCCGGCGGCATCGTGCGGTACTACGACAACAACAACTTCTATCGCGACCCCGTCGTCACCGGCGACCTCACCTTCTCCGGCGACCTCGCCGACGACCTCGAAACCGCGGCCAGTCTCACCGACGACCTGCAGGCGGTCGTGCCAGGTCCGTACTCGCTGGCGGACCTCGCGACCGACGAGCACTACGGCGACGACACCGACTTCCTCGCCGCAGTCGCCGACTTCCTCGCGGGCGAAGTCGAAGCGTTCCCGGACGCCGTCGAGACGGTGTTCCTCCTCGAACCGTCGCTCGTCGAGAACGCGCCGGGCGACGGCGAGGACGAGCGCGCGAGCGACGCCATCGACGCGGTCGCCTCGGCCGTGGACGCCGACGTGGTCGCGCACCCGTACTGGGGCGCCCTCGACGAGAAGGTCCACGCCCACCTGCTCGACGCCGACGTGGACGCTGTGGGTTACGACCTCGTCTCGAACCACGACGACAACGTCTACAACGTCGCCGAGTACGGCACCAAGGACTCGGTGGCGCTCGGCGTCGTGGACGGCCAGAACACGCTCGTCGAGTCCCCGGAGACGATTCGGGAGCGCGTCGACTGGTTCGACGACCAGGTGCCGACGGACTTCGAGGACGCCTACGTCACGTCGAACACCGGCCTGTTCTATCTGCCCGTGAACCGCTTCGAGGAGAAACTGCGCGCCCTCGGCGCCGCCACCGACCCGGAGGCCGTCGAGGAAGCGGAGGTGGAAGCATGA
- a CDS encoding methionine synthase, giving the protein MTHRDQFRPADHPNDHFLLTTVVGSYPKPKWLDRANDLHEDDDADFGDDELAEAEDDACRLITNEHERAGLDVVVDGEMRRNEMVEFFAHRIDGYEFNGPVKVWGHNYFDKPSVVDDVAYDESWLVDEYEFTAGVADRPVKVPITGPYTLANWSFNEAYDDEEALAYDLADLVNEEIEKLVDAGARYIQIDEPALATTPDDHAIVGECLERIAAGIPDDVRIGLHVCYGDYSRIYPEILEYPVDEFDLELANGDYEQLDVFKDPAFTADLALGVVDAHVAEVESVEQIEANIRKGLEVVPPEQLTVSPDCGVKLLPREVAYEKMANLVEAARNVEADLDAGDIDVAAPTPADD; this is encoded by the coding sequence ATGACGCACCGCGACCAGTTCCGGCCAGCGGACCACCCGAACGACCACTTCCTGTTGACCACCGTGGTCGGCTCCTACCCCAAGCCGAAGTGGCTCGACCGCGCGAACGACCTCCACGAGGACGACGACGCGGACTTCGGCGACGACGAACTCGCGGAAGCCGAGGACGACGCGTGCCGACTCATCACGAACGAACACGAGCGCGCCGGCCTCGACGTCGTGGTGGACGGCGAGATGCGGCGCAACGAGATGGTGGAGTTCTTCGCTCACCGCATCGACGGCTACGAGTTCAACGGCCCGGTCAAGGTGTGGGGGCACAACTACTTCGACAAGCCGAGCGTCGTCGACGACGTCGCCTACGACGAGTCGTGGCTCGTCGACGAGTACGAGTTCACCGCGGGCGTCGCCGACCGCCCGGTCAAAGTCCCCATCACGGGGCCGTACACGCTCGCGAACTGGAGTTTCAACGAGGCCTACGACGACGAGGAGGCACTCGCCTACGACCTCGCGGACCTCGTCAACGAGGAAATCGAGAAACTCGTGGACGCCGGCGCGCGCTACATCCAAATCGACGAGCCCGCGCTCGCGACGACGCCCGACGACCACGCCATCGTCGGCGAGTGCCTCGAACGCATCGCGGCGGGCATCCCCGACGACGTGCGCATCGGTCTCCACGTCTGCTACGGCGACTACTCCCGCATCTACCCGGAGATTCTGGAGTACCCGGTCGACGAGTTCGACCTCGAACTCGCGAACGGCGACTACGAACAACTCGACGTGTTCAAAGACCCCGCGTTCACGGCGGACCTCGCGCTCGGTGTCGTCGACGCGCACGTCGCCGAGGTAGAATCGGTCGAGCAAATCGAGGCGAACATCCGGAAGGGACTGGAGGTCGTCCCACCCGAGCAGTTGACGGTCAGCCCGGACTGCGGCGTGAAACTCCTGCCCCGCGAGGTCGCCTACGAGAAGATGGCGAACCTCGTGGAGGCCGCGCGGAACGTCGAAGCCGACCTCGACGCCGGCGACATCGACGTTGCGGCGCCGACGCCCGCCGACGACTAA